The nucleotide sequence aaaataatgatgttagtaattttttataattaaaaaatattattcttgattacttaaaacttttaacatgtattattatatataagtatataactacctatatacaaataatgaaattttcaaatgcaattatgtttttggcaaaaattaattcattctaCCGTATTACCATGATAGAAAAATTGTTCACTATAATAgcagtataaatatacatagtaggtaataggtatatcggCTGGCTATATTGTCttcgctcaaaatcgttttttctatgaaatgatttattattgattgttcaaattaaacataacatttaatagTTACTTATTCAATGATTAGGTAAACACTACACCTACTGTACAGTAGGGCGATACCTACTTACCTCctttttatacatgtattttaaataattatcgtgTATATCATCTAATAGACCttatttttaatacgtattatgtataaaaaaaaaagtatattatattttcaataatagatAACAACGTTAAACTGTTAAATCAATTCCGTCactagaacaatataatatacgctttaaatgtttttaacaatttgttttGGTTCTTACCTTAAGATTATGagcaatttgttttatataaaacatttccaTGTCTTGTATAACATTTGGTTTTCCACTGGTTTGATTTCCGGTGGTCTCCAAATAAGCGGAATTTCGGCGTTTATCTTTCAGCGTTAGAGCGGCCAATGGCGGAAAACACGAATTCATGGCAGTAGTATGAAAAGGGGGATTCAAACACCGCAGCCGCAGCCGCagccgcagccgccgccgccgcagccgctACGTACGTGACGTAACGTACCCCCCTCACTCTCACCCTCACccacagccgccgccgccgcagccgctACGTACGTGACGTAACGTACCCCCCTCACTCTCACCCTCACccacagccgccgccgccgcagccgctACGTACGTGACGTAACGTACCCCCCTCACTCTCACCCTCACccacagccgccgccgccgcagccgctACGTACGTGACGTAACGTACCCCCCTCACTCTCACCCTCACccacagccgccgccgccgcagccgctACGTACGTGACGTAACGTACCCCCCTCACTCTCACCCTCACACACAGCCGCCGCCGTCAAACGATCGCGTACGTGTGCGACATACGTTTTCAGTTATCAcatgttatcaataatttatttttatcagttatcacacattattttttttatcagttatcacacattatttttatcaattatcacacattatttttatcagttaataacttatttttatcagttatcatatatttaaaaatataatattatgggttaGAATCGAATCGTGAGGgtaacattgtatatatatatttaagtacatgctaaataatatacataatcataTGAATATTCTCACAACGTAAAGTTCCCTCTTATATACTTGgggaaataatatacaaaaatgtacattaagcCTTGATACATAGATACGATCTGCTTATTGTCCCCGACCGGCCAcccactaataatattaaaatgcctATTAGtgaataacacacacacacacacacacacacacacacacacacacacacacacattaataACTGATATACTTTTGTGTCTAAAATTCCATATTCTCTCATGTCGTCAGGATGACGCCGACTCATAATGTATATCCTTAAACCATCACAGATCCATATTCAATTCATCGATAATCACACAATACCTTGCAAAAACTCTACCGTCGCCACCCCCTACGTTTGGCGTCGGGTTGACAATAAGATACaccttatttaataaactaaatgacTCTATAGAAATTCACACTAACTGCtcgtctttatatatatatatattctgaaAGAGGCAACAGTTCTTCAGTACGTTTTAAGCCGTTGTACACACATCGTCTTCGAGTATTTTTGAGtgtttttaaacgtttatacttttttttttttgttttaccttaaaaattaacaacatgTTTAATTGTGATCAGTGCTCGTTGATGTTCACGCGTAAAGACAGTTTGCTCAGACACAAAATCATACACCGAGGAATTCGTTTTCCGTGCTCTGTATGCATCAGGACATTCAGTCTCATGTCAAGTCTTAAGAGGCATGAGAAAAATTCTCATggtatgtatacttatttattttttattattaatttatatctaatattttttccaaGGCATCGTTCCGGCTCATCGTCAGCCTGCACTGATTGTTGCTCAACCTACTCGACAGAGCGTTATACAGTTTGCGCCTAGCGTTGCTCCACAGGGAGACTTACAGATTGCCCCTCAAATTTTCGTCCCCGATATCCCGGCCGGTGGTTCGAACATGTTATCCGAGGACGAGATTTGCATGGCAGCTATGGACgcatttgaaaatgaaaaagttCAAGACGATAATACaggttagttttatttttaatattatagatggggtataattttgaaagattcgtataaatcataaattttatttatatgctgGCGGGTTGCACCGGTTGTCAGACCGTTtgatagatttaattttaaacgatacataaatgttttatactattataggaaaattagatttattaggtttttttaattttattttttagactcGTATACAACTACGGGTGTAAACGGCAAACGAGTTTCCACCGCCAACACCACGTCGGTTGCTAGAGCAAAAAAAGCGCGCATGGATATGGTGAAATCACCCGGGTTAGTTGAAATTTTATCGTCAGCGGGTCGAAAAATCGTTTGGTATTTCgccaaaaatttgaataatgttaaaaattataccgaCTTTCTACGTCCTCTTGCACCGGTTTTGTCAGACATGCTGAAAAATCATGTTTTGAGACACtcaataaaatttagtttgaaGCTGGAGGCTACGTATAACCGACCAAACGTACCTAATTCATCTGAAAATAGAGCGTTTCAAACATCAGCAGTTGAAGTTTTTTCGGGTAGTAATATTGCTGAGATTATTGAAAGGGCTTTTATAAAGTTATTGAGCGAAGAAGAAGCTTATACTAGCAGAGGAAGCGGGTTTACCCTGGAGTCCATAGATGGGCTATTGTTGGCCGTGTACAAATACACGCCGATGGGCGGGTCGTCATACATACCACTGCCTGCGTATATCGAAGGAAAACGGGGCACAATAAATCCTCAGAATGTAGACCAACAGTGTTTCAAGTGGGCTATATTAGCCAAGCATGTGACGGGGGAAAATAAATTTCGTATCGGTGAGAATTATAAACAACACGATgacaaatacaatttcaatggTATATCGTTCCCAACGCCATTATCCGACGTTCAGAAATTCGAATATAATAACCCGACTGTCTCTGTGAATGTGTATGGGTTAGACAAAAAGTTCCAGCCACCGCGTAAATATCCGACGTACGAGGTATACCCGCTACGTGTCGTTGATGAGGAGAAAGCCGACCACTTTGATCTGTTGTTGGTAGCAAATGAAAGCGGGTCGCATTACGTATATATTTCGAATTTGTCGCGACTCATACGATCTCAAAAGACTGGACATAAAGAGAGTGTCGTATTTTGCAAAAGATGTTTTACCAGCTTTGACAATcgaagatataaatataaattgaatggGCGTGAGGCGTTAACTCAACATAAGCTTATATGCGGTACACATAAGTCAATATTACCGGTGATACCGAAAGAAGGCGAGTGTCTTGAGTTTGAAGCATGGAAGAAAACACAGAGACATCCCATAGTTATATATGCGGATTTCGAGACAATGTTGACGAAGACTGACGAAGACAAAGGAGACAACACCAAAATAATACAGAAGCACGAGGCGATGAGTTATGGACTCATTGTGAAGGCGAGCGACGACGTACCGTTAGAGTTGATGGAGGAGCATGAGATAACGACAGAACCAGTGATATACAGAGGAAGCGAGAGTAAGACGGACGTGGcgaaacattttattgaaacaGTGACCGAGTTGgcgataaaaattgaaaaattattgaagACCAATAAACCTATAGTTTTCACGGATGAACAACGGCAGTCACATAATGCATGTACAGCTTGTAATTTATGCAAAACAACCTTTACATACGATAACCATAAGGTTGCAGATCATTGTCATCTCTCTGGAAAATACCGACAAGCTCTATGTAATACCTGCAACCTCAAGCTTCAAGCACCAAAATTTGTCCCTATATTTTTCCACAATTTATCCAATTATGATGCGCACCTAATAGTAACAGAACTGGGTCACGACACGCAAGCTATTAACGTTATTCCTAATAGCGAGGAGAAATATATATCTTTCTCGAAATACGTATCAAATACATTCAGCATGCGTTTCATAGACACGTTTAGATTCATGGCATCAAGTTTATCTTCACTGTCCAAAAATCTTGTAACACCGGGACTGGAGAACTTTAGAGAAACCGCTAAACATTTTGTCGCCGGAGATATGCCGCTCGTGACTCGTAAAGGGGTGTACCCGTACGAGTACACAGATAGTTGGAGTAGGTTGGAGGAGACGAGGTTACCGAGGAAGCGAGATTTTTATAGTACGTTGACGGAGACTGACATAAAGGAGGAAGATTTCGAGCACGCGAAGTTGGTCTGGGACCACTTTGGTTGTACGACGCTCGGAGATTACagtgatttatacctaaaaatCGACGTCTTACTGTTGGCGGACGTCTTTGAAAACTTTCGCGATGTATGTATGAGGGCATACAACTTGGACGCAGCCCATTACTTCACCGCCCCTGGACTTAGTTTCGACGCGATGCTGAAGTTTACCGGTCAAAAGCTCCAGTTATTACACGATTACGATATGCTCTTGATGTATGAGAATggtcagtatattatttataaaatatgaatataataataatattgttttttttttttttttttttttttttttttttttaggtatccGTGGTGGATTGGTGCAGGCCAGCATGCGGTATGCCAAGGCTAACAATGCTAAGACCCCGGGCTATGATGATACTAAGGAGAAATCATGGATTGTATATCAGGactgtaagtatatttttttcaaaacttattaatttttcatacttatttaattttataggtaacAACTTGTATGGATGGGCAATGTCCCAGTACATGCCATACGGTGGGTTCAACTGGGTTGAACCTACATTAAACGGGTTGAATGATTTGGACGATACATCGCCCATAGGACGTATATATGAGGTGGATGTGTCGTACCCTAAAGAGCTGCATGATAAACACAACGACCTGCCTTTCCTACCTCAGAACAGTATCCCGCGAGGATCAAAGGTTAGGAAGTTGATGGCGACATTTGAGAAAAAGGAGAATTATGTTATACACTATAGAAACCTTCAGCAGGCAATTAAGAATGGTTTAATAGttgaaaaagtaaatatatattttatatgattttaatcagatttttaacattttttcttatttttataggtacatagagTGATTCAATTTAACCAATCAGATTGGCTGGCTAAATATATCGAGCTAAACACAGAGATGCGGAAGAAGGCGAAGAACGAATTtgagaaaaatttttttaaattaatgaataacgcTGTATTTGGTATGtcgctttatttattatatatatacaagcatttttactgatattatatgtttttccaGGGAAGACTATGCAATCGAAAAGGAAGGAAATGAAAATGGAGTTGGTGTCGTGTGAGAGAAGATTACAAAAATTGATtaacaaaacaacatttaaGCACTGTACAAATTATAACGAGAACCTAAACGCCGTCGCCCTGgagaacaaaattattaaatttgacaaacctatctatataggtaaatatatttttattttttctatttttatcatacatttattaatatatatatttataggattT is from Rhopalosiphum padi isolate XX-2018 unplaced genomic scaffold, ASM2088224v1 scaffold1, whole genome shotgun sequence and encodes:
- the LOC132931221 gene encoding uncharacterized protein LOC132931221; its protein translation is MFNCDQCSLMFTRKDSLLRHKIIHRGIRFPCSVCIRTFSLMSSLKRHEKNSHGIVPAHRQPALIVAQPTRQSVIQFAPSVAPQGDLQIAPQIFVPDIPAGGSNMLSEDEICMAAMDAFENEKVQDDNTDSYTTTGVNGKRVSTANTTSVARAKKARMDMVKSPGLVEILSSAGRKIVWYFAKNLNNVKNYTDFLRPLAPVLSDMLKNHVLRHSIKFSLKLEATYNRPNVPNSSENRAFQTSAVEVFSGSNIAEIIERAFIKLLSEEEAYTSRGSGFTLESIDGLLLAVYKYTPMGGSSYIPLPAYIEGKRGTINPQNVDQQCFKWAILAKHVTGENKFRIGENYKQHDDKYNFNGISFPTPLSDVQKFEYNNPTVSVNVYGLDKKFQPPRKYPTYEVYPLRVVDEEKADHFDLLLVANESGSHYVYISNLSRLIRSQKTGHKESVVFCKRCFTSFDNRRYKYKLNGREALTQHKLICGTHKSILPVIPKEGECLEFEAWKKTQRHPIVIYADFETMLTKTDEDKGDNTKIIQKHEAMSYGLIVKASDDVPLELMEEHEITTEPVIYRGSESKTDVAKHFIETVTELAIKIEKLLKTNKPIVFTDEQRQSHNACTACNLCKTTFTYDNHKVADHCHLSGKYRQALCNTCNLKLQAPKFVPIFFHNLSNYDAHLIVTELGHDTQAINVIPNSEEKYISFSKYVSNTFSMRFIDTFRFMASSLSSLSKNLVTPGLENFRETAKHFVAGDMPLVTRKGVYPYEYTDSWRGRFRAREVGLGPLWLYDARRLQ
- the LOC132931419 gene encoding uncharacterized protein LOC132931419 isoform X2; the encoded protein is MRAYNLDAAHYFTAPGLSFDAMLKFTGQKLQLLHDYDMLLMYENGIRGGLVQASMRYAKANNAKTPGYDDTKEKSWIVYQDCNNLYGWAMSQYMPYGGFNWVEPTLNGLNDLDDTSPIGRIYEVDVSYPKELHDKHNDLPFLPQNSIPRGSKVRKLMATFEKKENYVIHYRNLQQAIKNGLIVEKVHRVIQFNQSDWLAKYIELNTEMRKKAKNEFEKNFFKLMNNAVFGKTMQSKRKEMKMELVSCERRLQKLINKTTFKHCTNYNENLNAVALENKIIKFDKPIYIGFAVLDISKTLMYDYHYNVMKKHYKDKIKLMYTDTDSLVYHINTDDFYKDLADNPSLLDRMDTANLPSVHPCYVADRKKSPGFFSDEVDGNVVSEFCALRAKSYAFNVYAGLEDVVREQIKAKGVRQHVVKNHMTLEDHVKCLFGEAGVEAYKENVSIRSFKHKLMTIKTRKLTYNSYDDKRVVLDDKIHTLAHGHYSLGDDDDEQINDWLDHEIDAGDLESNE
- the LOC132931419 gene encoding uncharacterized protein LOC132931419 isoform X1, which encodes MRAYNLDAAHYFTAPGLSFDAMLKFTGQKLQLLHDYDMLLMYENGIRGGLVQASMRYAKANNAKTPGYDDTKEKSWIVYQDCNNLYGWAMSQYMPYGGFNWVEPTLNGLNDLDDTSPIGRIYEVDVSYPKELHDKHNDLPFLPQNSIPRGSKVRKLMATFEKKENYVIHYRNLQQAIKNGLIVEKVHRVIQFNQSDWLAKYIELNTEMRKKAKNEFEKNFFKLMNNAVFGKTMQSKRKEMKMELVSCERRLQKLINKTTFKHCTNYNENLNAVALENKIIKFDKPIYIGKYIFIFSIFIIHLLIYIFIGFAVLDISKTLMYDYHYNVMKKHYKDKIKLMYTDTDSLVYHINTDDFYKDLADNPSLLDRMDTANLPSVHPCYVADRKKSPGFFSDEVDGNVVSEFCALRAKSYAFNVYAGLEDVVREQIKAKGVRQHVVKNHMTLEDHVKCLFGEAGVEAYKENVSIRSFKHKLMTIKTRKLTYNSYDDKRVVLDDKIHTLAHGHYSLGDDDDEQINDWLDHEIDAGDLESNE